Proteins encoded in a region of the Isosphaeraceae bacterium EP7 genome:
- the sppA gene encoding signal peptide peptidase SppA, protein MEQIDSQPRPQTIVIDRKERRIPRMLLLLLGGSIFANMTMCARTVAPGIGGLDERYVAGSSGLADPEIAIVEIKGAIVDSEVEYVLKQIRQAREDTQVKAVVLRVDSPGGTVGGSDQIWRELETLRTRGKPVIASFGGMAASGGYYVSANTDLIVAEPTTLTGSIGVKLELLQVSDLMKKVGVSSESITTGAFKDTGSMYRPMTEEERSRWKVVIDDAYNRFLRIVAQGRKLPLKDARALADGKVYTAKEALDAKLIDRIGYLDDAIALVQTKAGLVSARIIRYAKPMSLSDAISSLGASSSAGGAGLRVDISFDSLLKLRGPQLLFMLD, encoded by the coding sequence ATGGAACAGATCGACAGTCAGCCCAGGCCACAAACGATCGTCATCGACCGGAAGGAGCGGCGGATCCCTCGGATGCTCTTGCTCCTCCTTGGCGGCTCCATTTTCGCCAACATGACGATGTGCGCACGCACCGTCGCGCCCGGAATAGGCGGGCTCGACGAGCGTTACGTCGCCGGATCATCCGGGCTGGCCGACCCCGAGATCGCAATCGTCGAGATCAAGGGGGCAATCGTCGACTCCGAGGTCGAGTACGTCCTCAAGCAGATTCGCCAGGCCCGCGAAGACACCCAGGTCAAGGCCGTCGTCCTCCGGGTCGACTCCCCCGGCGGCACCGTGGGCGGCTCCGACCAGATCTGGCGCGAGCTGGAAACCCTGAGGACCCGCGGCAAGCCGGTCATCGCCTCGTTCGGCGGGATGGCCGCCTCGGGTGGCTACTATGTCTCGGCCAATACCGACCTGATCGTTGCCGAGCCGACGACCCTCACCGGCTCGATCGGGGTCAAACTGGAACTACTCCAGGTCTCCGACCTGATGAAGAAGGTGGGCGTCTCCAGCGAGTCCATCACTACGGGCGCGTTCAAGGACACCGGTTCGATGTATCGGCCGATGACCGAGGAGGAACGCTCTCGATGGAAGGTCGTCATCGATGACGCCTACAACCGGTTCCTCAGGATCGTGGCCCAGGGGCGCAAGCTGCCGCTGAAGGACGCCAGGGCGCTGGCCGATGGAAAGGTCTACACCGCCAAGGAGGCGCTCGACGCGAAGCTGATCGACCGGATCGGTTACCTCGACGACGCCATCGCACTGGTGCAGACCAAGGCAGGCCTGGTCTCCGCCCGCATCATCCGCTACGCCAAGCCGATGAGCCTCAGCGACGCGATCAGCTCGCTCGGGGCCTCAAGCAGCGCAGGCGGGGCGGGGCTCCGAGTCGACATCAGCTTCGACTCCCTCCTCAAGCTCAGAGGCCCGCAGCTCCTCTTCATGCTCGACTGA